The genomic interval tattatttacataaaaCATTCATAGTTTTTAACATACAAATTAGCAAATAAAGCGTATggcataacaaataaaaaataagagaatgaaatttaaatcaatttttatacGTTAAGTCTTTGTatttaagcaacaaaaaaaaaacaacaacgctatatacatacttatatcaTAGAATTGGGTAATGAGAACAAatcttttggtttttaatgcaaataaattttaaatactatACAAAGCTTTAAATTTTAAGCTGAGCTTAGAAGTCTTTTGAAAATACCTCCAATATAACTGTTCATTTTACAGTGGCCTCCGATTTAACCTTTACATCAGAGCTCAGCATTGATTAACTCACAGCGCGGTAGCTTGGCAGAGCTTTGCAGAGCATGAGTTAAAGTTGGGCTACGTCATTTATAATAATTCATTCAttgaaaaatgcattcatttaCTGTACGCAACGATCATACACAAAAAGCCTTGGGCTGTGACGTCATATGCGCAAGCGAACTTTGCAAGCTTCCTTAATTCCTATTCTTCCCTTGGCTTGGCAGAAAAATAACTTTTGATCCAAAAGCCTCCTCTGCAAACAAAAGCTCGGAACAAAAGCTTCCGTTCATAGAAGCGAAGCACTGACTCGTTTAGTTTGAATTCGATGTTTGCCGTACGGGTTGGCTAGCCGGTGAACTTTCAATATGCTATTAGAGTTATTTGCGATTTCTGTCGTCGCCTTGCTGCTGGCCTATCGCTGGGCCACAGCCAACTATAATTTCTTCAAGGAGCGAGGAATTGATTATGAAAAGCCGTTTCCCTTTGTGGGAAACatgcataaaatattattgcGTCAACAATCTATATTTGATCTGATCGTCGATTTGTACAATAAAGGCAATGGCAAGTGagtatatcatatcatattcATAATTTTGACTAGATAGCAAACAGGCTATTGCGCAAAGCACATTCTTTACATAATTAAATCAATAGATATATACTGCGCatttatgtatgcacatacacaactgggtacatacatatatcagtTGTGTAGTAGGATAGTGACGTCACATTAGCAATAGCTTATATTAACAGAAGTGCACACGGTCACTCTGGCAGCAGGTCCCATGTAGTTAACAGAGTATGTTAAGCATTCAAAATATCTGTTATTTGTCACTTGGGCCAGATATCAActtcaatataatatattccaTTCTTCTTAATCTTTCTTAATATTTTCACCAGATAGTCTATATTGCaagctttatatataatacCCCTGTAgaagttattattattttgtcatgaaatgtgtaacgcaaaCAAGGAGACATCTCCTAGCCcataaatcatatatattcttgatcagtaccAACAGCCGAGTAGACATACTAGACATATTGCCATGTCcgtggtgtttttttttataagcaaAGTAGGCTCTCTTTTTTATTAGATAATATatcttgattttttttttttttaataataaacattcCATTAtgaacccattgaaagtgggttaaaagggtattatgtatttgtgcaaatgtatgtaacaggcagaggaaagcatctccgacccaataaagtatatattcgaTTACTTGGCCCGTTTCcaaataatcgataaatatggTTACCAAAATcatgttttttgagcaattttggtaaataataatgttgATTCTAgactagtatatatatatatcaagtatcctTCATTTTATAGATATTACTAACTCCCCGCTACTACctcatagctataaatcaaattaataaaccaATTTATACTGCCCACCAATATAAGTCACAATTTAAaggcaattgaatttttgagaatacacatatattctatggtacagtAAGATATGCTGTagtaaatttcattaagatctgtatacatgtacacacactcattcatgcgcgtctgctgcGAATCGCAAGTgcgattgttttctgtgctgctattcaAATTCGTTtttgagtagaggcatagcataGCGCGTTGCGCGAACTGCATTTGTTTTTCCCTGGCGCAAGACCGCTGATGTTGTTGCCCAGCTCATTATATTATTACTCAATTATGGAGTAAATACAACAATTAAGTTTCAGAAGTTATTTTTACTTCGATCATGATAAGTTTAGTTAGTATATAAGTACGAGTTTTTACTCGAATGATAAATGCGAGTCTTTAGGTATTTCTAAGTATAACCAATGTCgcctaaaatttaaatattgcatGCTTATAGGGTTTACGGCATCTTTGAGCAACGTACGCCGCTGCTGATGATACGCGATCCGGAACTGATCAAGCAGATAACAATAAAGGACTTCGATCACTTTATCAACCATCGAAATTTCTTTGGCACTGATGATGACGATCCGCATGACATGAACAATATCTTCAATAGTTCCTTGTTCTTAATGCGCGATGCGCGTTGGAAGGACATGCGCAGCACGCTGAGTCCTGCCTTTACGGGCAGCAAAATGCGTCAGATGTTCCAGCTGATAGACATCGTGGCCAAAGAGGCAGTAGACTGCCTGAAACGAGATCATGTACCAGAAAGCGGAATTGAGCTGGACACGAAAGACTACTGCTCGCGATTCACCAACGATGTGATTGCCTCAACAGCATTTGGATTGCAGGTGAACTCTTTCAAAGATCGGGACAATACATTCTACATTATGGGCAAGAGGATGACCAGCTTCAGTGCGCTGCAGaacttaaaatttttaatgtttactACTGCCAAACGACTCTTTAAGGTAATATGGGCATTAACTGCTGATTGACTATCCGAACCATAATATATACCCTatctatttgtatatattttccaaCTAAATGTAGCTACTTAAAATACCGCTGTTTGACAGGAAAAGCGTAGATTATTTAGTGCGCCTGGTGTTGGATGCCATGAAGTATCGTCAGGAGCACAACATTGTGCGCTCCGACATGATCAACATGCTGATGGAGGCACGCGGCATGTTCCACACGGATAAGCCAAAATTGGGCAACGCTCGCAATTGGAGCGATCGTGACATAGTTGCTCAATGCTTTGTATTTTTCCTTGCCGGCTTTGAGACGTCGGCGTCGTTCATGTGCTTCACAGCACAAGAGCTCATGGAGAATGGGGATGTGCAGGAGAGACTGTACGAGGAGGTGGCACAGCTCGACAGCGAACTAGACGGCGGCCAACTGACATACGAGGCTCTAACAGGCATGAAGTACATGGACCAGGTGGTGTCGGAGGTGCTGCGCAAGTGGCCGCCGACAAGCGCAATTGATCGCGAGTGCAACAAGGACATTACCTATGTGGTCGATGGCAAAAACATTGAGATCAAGAAAGGCGACGCCATTTGGCTGCCCACCTGTGGCTTCCATCTCGATCCCAAGTACTTCGAAAATCCGACCAAGTTTGATCCAGATCGTTTTAGCGATcaaaacaagcacaaaattcAGCCATTCACATACTTTCCCTTCGGCACAGGCCAGCGCAGTTGTATAGGTGAGTGTTATGTTCTGTAATCGGAAAAAATGACATTATTGTTGCtaaacatatgtattttgtttaggTTCACGATTCGCACTACTCGAGACAAAAGCTTTGATATACTATTTGCTGCGAGAGTTCCGTATTGCCCCAGCTAAGAAGAGCTGTATTCCTCTAGTTCTCAGCTCCGCCGGTTTTCAATTAAAGCCTAAAAATGGTTTTTGGGTTAAACTCATTCCGCGTAAATAAATCGATCAAATTGTAATCTTATTTTAATATCAAAAAgctatcaaataaaaaatactttatacatatatataattgagctcttataggttctgagatccttgcgatcatacatacgaacgggcggacaggcagacagatggatatggctagatatgatcaagaatatatatacttaatggggtcagagatgcttccttctgtctgttacatacattttacccattttcaatgagtacagggtataaaaacatcaACGCTATATACATACTTTTATCATAGAATTGATTAATTTGAACAAAGCTTTCGGTTtttaatgtaaaaaaaaattttaaatactatacaaagctttaaatattcattaagAGAAGAgcttataatttttttgtaaataccTATATAACTGTTCATTTTACCTGGCCTCCGATTTAACCTGCACATCAGAGCTCTCCTGTTGCTCTATATTGATTAACTCACAGCGCGGTC from Drosophila virilis strain 15010-1051.87 chromosome 2, Dvir_AGI_RSII-ME, whole genome shotgun sequence carries:
- the LOC6632457 gene encoding probable cytochrome P450 9f2, giving the protein MLLELFAISVVALLLAYRWATANYNFFKERGIDYEKPFPFVGNMHKILLRQQSIFDLIVDLYNKGNGKVYGIFEQRTPLLMIRDPELIKQITIKDFDHFINHRNFFGTDDDDPHDMNNIFNSSLFLMRDARWKDMRSTLSPAFTGSKMRQMFQLIDIVAKEAVDCLKRDHVPESGIELDTKDYCSRFTNDVIASTAFGLQVNSFKDRDNTFYIMGKRMTSFSALQNLKFLMFTTAKRLFKLLKIPLFDRKSVDYLVRLVLDAMKYRQEHNIVRSDMINMLMEARGMFHTDKPKLGNARNWSDRDIVAQCFVFFLAGFETSASFMCFTAQELMENGDVQERLYEEVAQLDSELDGGQLTYEALTGMKYMDQVVSEVLRKWPPTSAIDRECNKDITYVVDGKNIEIKKGDAIWLPTCGFHLDPKYFENPTKFDPDRFSDQNKHKIQPFTYFPFGTGQRSCIGSRFALLETKALIYYLLREFRIAPAKKSCIPLVLSSAGFQLKPKNGFWVKLIPRK